A stretch of the Desulfuromonadales bacterium genome encodes the following:
- a CDS encoding HD domain-containing protein has product MQTSPSTDESASPQRSARAAIDDPRREQRLINEIMELLVTHHGGGMSEQELDDGIDRLQAAFELARASHAGQFRKSGEAYFYHPLRVAHLAARYWMDFSSVIAAILHDVVEDTPVTLDQIREEFGTETALLVDGLTKAADDKLSRDALKAETYRKQLLLAVNDVRVLCLKFCDRMDNLETISALNPQKQSLIAEETRTVYVPLARSLGMGQVASELEALSIKILYPRRASRYRHAVQVLKQQIDPALRKVRDEVHKTFEHQKLSTRLLDRWRPFSIAAAQSMSRGFATLYTLEIQVDRTMDAYLALGLLHSIYPPIPGKLRDHLNVPSQFGYQALKTTVQAGENRMRVEITTRKLARFNEAGVLAPGFEFRKASFQDLMNSLLEGESAFDTESLRLASASIQVYTPRGETRTLPEGSSALDFAFDIHEELGLYASRARINGKTRHLKARLMDGDQVAIERCAKPEVLPKWLEWAVTPRARNCIRRYLRTRVKEAT; this is encoded by the coding sequence ATGCAGACTTCTCCCTCTACCGATGAATCCGCCAGCCCGCAGCGAAGCGCCCGAGCGGCCATTGACGACCCGCGCCGGGAGCAGCGGCTGATCAACGAAATCATGGAACTGCTGGTGACTCATCATGGCGGGGGGATGAGTGAGCAGGAACTTGACGACGGGATCGACCGCCTGCAAGCGGCGTTCGAGCTGGCCCGTGCTTCGCACGCTGGGCAGTTCCGCAAGTCGGGAGAGGCCTATTTCTACCATCCTCTGCGGGTGGCGCATCTGGCCGCCCGCTACTGGATGGATTTTTCGTCGGTGATCGCCGCCATTCTGCACGATGTGGTGGAAGATACGCCGGTAACTCTTGATCAAATCCGGGAGGAGTTCGGTACGGAAACCGCCCTGCTGGTCGACGGACTGACCAAGGCCGCCGATGACAAGCTCAGCCGGGACGCCCTCAAGGCCGAAACCTATCGCAAACAGCTGCTGCTGGCGGTCAACGATGTGCGCGTCCTCTGCCTGAAGTTCTGCGACCGCATGGACAACCTGGAGACGATCAGCGCTCTCAACCCGCAAAAGCAGTCGCTGATTGCCGAGGAGACGCGCACCGTCTATGTTCCGCTGGCCCGGAGTCTCGGCATGGGCCAGGTCGCGTCGGAACTCGAGGCGCTGTCCATCAAGATCCTCTATCCTCGCCGCGCAAGCCGCTACCGTCATGCGGTACAGGTCCTGAAACAGCAGATCGATCCCGCTCTGCGGAAGGTCCGTGATGAAGTTCACAAGACGTTTGAACACCAGAAGCTTTCCACCCGGCTGCTGGACCGCTGGCGCCCCTTTTCAATTGCCGCCGCCCAGTCGATGAGCCGCGGCTTTGCCACCCTCTATACCCTGGAGATTCAGGTCGACAGGACCATGGACGCCTATCTCGCCCTCGGACTTCTGCACAGCATTTATCCCCCCATTCCGGGCAAGCTGCGCGACCATCTCAATGTACCGTCACAGTTCGGCTATCAGGCGCTCAAGACGACGGTGCAGGCCGGCGAGAACCGCATGCGGGTCGAAATCACCACCCGCAAGCTCGCCCGTTTCAACGAGGCTGGCGTGCTTGCTCCCGGTTTCGAGTTTCGCAAGGCCAGCTTTCAGGACCTGATGAATTCCCTGCTCGAGGGGGAATCGGCATTCGATACCGAGAGCTTGCGGCTCGCTTCTGCCTCGATCCAGGTCTATACTCCACGGGGGGAAACCCGGACCCTCCCGGAAGGGAGCAGTGCCCTCGATTTCGCTTTCGATATCCACGAGGAGCTCGGCCTGTACGCCAGCCGGGCGCGGATCAATGGCAAGACCCGCCATCTCAAGGCCCGCCTTATGGATGGCGACCAGGTCGCCATCGAGCGCTGCGCCAAGCCCGAGGTTCTCCCCAAGTGGCTGGAGTGGGCCGTCACTCCCCGCGCCCGCAACTGCATCCGTCGCTATCTGCGCACCCGGGTCAAGGAGGCAACGTGA
- a CDS encoding ferritin family protein produces MNQQDQVCYTFEAAVEKAVQMENEGFRHYLAALRQVKNKAAREVLKDAALDELDHKHQLERALVEGQVEGHTLDQPMPTMNLDYILEKKELGPDADARQALAYAIHLEKGSLDFYRRMSRGCAGAPMAALFERIANDESRHLQALEDLYEKHFLTEM; encoded by the coding sequence ATGAACCAACAGGATCAGGTCTGCTATACGTTCGAGGCGGCTGTCGAGAAGGCCGTCCAGATGGAAAACGAGGGTTTCCGTCACTATCTCGCCGCGCTTCGCCAGGTGAAGAACAAAGCGGCCCGCGAGGTGCTCAAGGACGCGGCACTGGACGAACTCGACCACAAGCACCAGTTGGAGCGTGCCCTGGTGGAAGGCCAGGTTGAGGGGCACACGCTCGACCAGCCGATGCCCACGATGAACCTCGACTATATTCTCGAAAAAAAGGAGTTGGGTCCCGACGCCGATGCCAGGCAGGCCCTGGCCTACGCCATCCATCTGGAAAAAGGATCCCTCGATTTCTACCGGCGCATGAGCCGGGGGTGTGCGGGAGCTCCCATGGCCGCATTGTTCGAAAGGATTGCCAACGACGAGAGCCGCCATCTGCAGGCTCTCGAAGATCTCTACGAGAAGCATTTCCTGACCGAAATGTGA